A segment of the Candidatus Lokiarchaeota archaeon genome:
ATAAGGGTGAGGAAGGTGATATCTGGACGACCCCGCTTCTCATGATTTGGCAATCGAGTCATAACCCGGCCATGATAACTCTGATCTAGCAAAACCTCGTCCGGTTTTTTTCCTCTCTTTCCAGCATAGCTTTGAACATCCTTTAGTGCAGTAAGCCGACCCGGTACAAGTTCAATTGCACTCTCCAACAGTATCAGGTGAAGCATCGTTACTCGATGTTGTGTACATTAGGAATGTTTTAAGCGATAGCAAAGACAACTCCTCCGTGGAGTAAACTCTTGATGGGAAGACGAATATCTAGGGGTCAACTGAGAAGGCTTGCGGAGAGCAGAATCCAAATTCTTTGGAAACAAGCCAAGGATGTAGCTAAAGAGAACCCAGACTTGGCAAGAGATTATGTTAGCACTGCCAAAAAAATCGCCCAAAAGGCGCGAATAAGTCTTCCACAAAGAATCACCAGACGTATCTGTAAGGAATGTAATTCGGTGCTTGTGCCAGGTAGAACTGTACGGTTCCGCGTCAGAAACAATCGCAGTACGCATCTGACAGTAACCTGTTTACATTGTGGGGCTGTTAGGCGTCTTCCTGTCACAAACCAAACTTAATCAGGACGCAGGCACGCAGGTTATATGATGGTAATGACGCACCAGAAGGAACCAGATGAATATTCCATAGGTCTTGCATGGCAAGAACCTGCCCTCCTTCAAATAGGAAAATCAGGACTGTCAGAAGGAGTAGTAAAGGAAGCAAAAAGGCTACTGAAGAGCCATGAGTATGTCAAGCTACGATTGCTTCGAAGTGCACGCGCACAAGCTGACTCTCAAAAAGAAATACTCAAGAGCCTATGCGAAGAAACTGGTGCTACCCTCATAGGTACCAGAGGGCATACGGGCCTGATTTACAAGAGTCGAAAGTAAAAGCTTTTATTTGCACTCTAAAGTTGCGATTTCAGGCTTTTGAGTTAGCCCATCGGCCCAGTTAGGATGCGGTGCCCCTCAAACAAAATGGAGAGAAACAAAATTGCCTACAGTCTACGATATTCCCGCAAATATCCTCATAGAGAGACTCTCGGAGGAACTCAAATCAAGAGACGAAATTGGACCTCCAGAGTGGTCGTACTATGTCAAGACGGGGGTACATAAAGAGAGATCTCCCGATGACCCAGATTGGTGGTACACACGCTGTGCGGCCGTACTACGAAAAGTCTACCTAGACGGACCTATAGGCACTGAAAAACTTAGAATCCATTTTGGTGGAAAAAGGAGAAACGGAAGCAGACCTAACAAATTCAGTAAAGGTAGTGGTTCAATCATCAGGAACGTACTTCAACAGCTTGAGAAAGCTGATTTGGTTGAAAAAGAGAAAGGAGAAGGAAGGGTCGTAACCAGCATGGGTCACTCGTACTTAGATCGGCTTTCGGCGGTTATAAAGAAAGAATTGGAGAAAGCCATTCCTGAACTAGAGAACTATTAATCCTTGTATTGGTGTTGATAAACAATGAGTGATGATGAGCTTGAGGAAATTAGGCAGAAGAAGCTCGAAGCTCTAAAGGAGCAGGCTTCGCAAGAACAGGTACGCGAAGAACAAATGGCTGAGGCTGAAGCGAAGAAACAGGCAATCCTTCGGCAAATCCTTACTCCAAAAGCCAGACAACGGCTCTCCAATATCAAACTGGTTAAACCTCAATTCGCTGAGCAAATCGAGCTTCAGTTGATTCAAATTGCGAGCTCAGGTAGGCTTAGAGGGAGAGTAGACGACGAAAAACTCAAATCGCTTCTGAAGCAGCTCCAAGGCAAAGGAAGAGAGAGAAAAATCAAATTCAGATGAATGTAAAATCAAGGTGTTTCAAATGGCAAGAAACAAACCACTCGGAAAGAAACTGAGAATGGCAAAGGCAATGAAGTCCAATAGCTCGGTTCCTACATGGGTAATCCTCAAGACTGACGGAAAGGTACGAAGAACGCCCTCTCAAAGGAACTGGCGACGGACTAAACTGAAACCGTAACAGGGGATGTAGATATTGAGTCCACCGGAAGAAGCTTCAGGAGATGAATCTCCAGCAGAAGAAGAATTAGAAATCGAGGAAACAGAAGAACTCGAAGACGAAGAGCTGGAAGATTTCGAAGACCTAGATTTGGAAGATGAAGATCTCGAAGATTTGGGCCTAGAAGACGAAGAAATGGGCGATCTCGATGAGATTGAAGGGTTAGAAGATATTGAAGCCCCAGTTGAAGAAATCGAGGGCGAGATAGAAGAAGAACTCGAACCAACGGAAGAAGTGCTTCCGGAAGAAGAGATTATCGATGAGCGAATTTACACTGTTCCCCTCCGGAAAGTGTACTGGACTGGTAGTAAACGCAAGAGAGCAAATAGAGCGGTTAAGGAAGTCAAGCAGTTTGTAGACCGACATATGAAACCTGACTTTCTGCTCATTGAACAAGAGGTAAACCAGAAGATTTGGTCTCGTGGAATCGAGAAACCACCTAGGAAACTCAGGATAAGAGCAACAAAAAATGCAGAGAATCTTGTTAGAGTATATCTTGCAGAGGGGTAAACCAAAATGATCGCCCGGCTTAATTTTGAGGGCGATCCTAACGTAGGCGCATTCGCACTGACAACGGATAGGATGGTTTTCACATCACCGAATATGTCACCCAAATCATTGGATGCCATTGAACGTATCTTCAATTTGCCTTTGATTCAATCAACTGTTTCCACAACTGATGCTGTGGGTTTCTTTACAGCTGCGAATTCATCTGGTATCCTATTACCATATACTATTACAGATGAAGAACTGGAGACGATTAAGGACTCTACAGATCTCCCTGTGGAGTGGATTGATAGCAAAATGACAGCCCTAGGTAATATCATTCTCTGTAATGACAAAGGTGCAATTTGTCATCCAGGCTTTGATGATTCAGCAAGACAAACCATGGAAGATATACTGGATGTGGAAGTAGTTCCAAGTGAGATTGCTAACCTTCCAATTGTCGGAGCTACTACAGTTGCAACAAATGTAGGAGCAGTAACTCATCCTTTGGCCACTGAAGAAGAGGTTCAGCAAATATCCGAGATATTAAAAGTGCAATGTGAAGTGGCGACAGTAAACAGAGGAAGCCCTTACACAAGTCTAGGTGTTTTGGCAAACTCGGACAGCATGATTACAGGCTCCGATACAACAGGTGTCGAGCTAGCGCATCTAAGTCAGGTATTAGGTTTCGTGTAAGCATAAAACAAGGTGATTTTAGTGAGTCCAAAAGTTTGGCGCATAAAAGGAAAGTACAACAAGAAAGGTAGGACATTTCGCTTTGAGAAAGAAATGATAGCACCAAAGCCGTCTCATGTTGAGGAGAAGCTTCTCTCCGAATTAGGTAGTCGGCACAGAGTAAAAAGAAGGAGTATCGATATTTCTGAAATCGAAGAAGTCGAACCAGAGGAAGTCACTGATTTGGAAATTAGAAGGATACTGGGCGTAGAGAGTGAATTCGAATGAGTCAACAGGATAAGCAGGAACAACTTCAGCAATTATATGTGCAACAGCAGATGGCCGAGTCCAATGCCAACGCACTCCAAGAGCGTATCGAGTTGCTTCAGGCATATATGCAAGATTACAGATCAGGCCTTGAGGTTCTCAAAAAGATAGAAGATAAGGATGCAGGCGAAGATATGCTGATGAATATCGGAGGCAATATTTTCGTTCGAGCTCGGTTATTGGATGCTGAAACGGTTATCCGTGAGGTTGGTAGCGGTGTTCGAATAGAGCAGGACGCTCAAGAAGCAAAAGCATCCGTTGAGGATTCATTGTCTCAGCTGCAGGAGCGGTCTGGTTCCCTATCCGCTCAATATGAGCAGCTGGTCACTCAAGCCCAAGCACTTAACGCCCAAATCAGACAAATGGTTGCTCAAATGCAGCAACTGGGGGAATAGATGTTTGTTTGACAAGCTCCGCAGCGCAATTGATACTGCAGTTACCAAGGCTACTACGAAAGAGCTAGATGAAGAGAACCTTTCTGACGCTGTGTGGGAGTTGCAGTTAGTACTCATACAGAATGATGTTGCTGTGGAGGTTGCTGAACGCATTTGTGAATTAACAAAAAAAGAATTACTGGGAAAAAGAACTGGCAGACTCGAGAACCTCACGAAACTGTTCCAGGAAGCAGTCTATGATTCGGTGCTCGAAGTACTCGAACCTGAAGAGCAACTTGATGTTTTGGAAGTCGTCAAGAAGCGAAAAGAAGAGGGAAAAAGTACAACGATTCTTTTCGTCGGTGTCAATGGTACAGGCAAAACAACCACCCTTGCGAAGATGGGGCATTTCTTGAAAGAACGGGGTTTTTCCATTGTGATTGCAGCTGCCGATACATTTCGAGCCGGCAGTATAGAGCAGCTCCAAAGACATGCTGACCGGCTGGGAGTAAGAGTCATTAAGCAGGATTATGGAAGTGATGCTGCAGCAATTGCGTATGATGCTGTTGCACACGCTAAGGCAAAAGGTCTAGATGTAGTGCTTGTTGATACGGCTGGCCGAATGCAGAGTAACAAGAACCTGCTTGAAGAGATGAAGAAAATAGCCAGAGTCTCGGAACCAGACTTGAAACTTTTTGTCGGTGACGCTCTGGCAGGAAACGATGCAGCATCGCAAGCAAAGAAGTTCCACGAAGCAATCGGAATAGATGGTGCAATTCTAACTAAAATCGACGCAGACCCATCGGGTGGGGCTGCATTATCAATTACATATGTTACTGGAAGACCGATTGTTTACGTCGGCGTTGGTCAAGAATACGAAGATTTGAGAAGATTCAATCCGGAATGGTTTGCAGAGAGACTTGTTGGCTAGAACCGGATATGGACTCGTTGTTAAGGCAACCTAATTTCCCGCTTGGTACGAACAATGTCACTGAAATTGACGATGTGAACATGTTTATTACTTTCTTGAAAGTTCATCCTGATTAGACGAAATTACTTCCGAGGTAATAACCGTGAGTCTGAAAGGTAGGCACTTCGTTGATCTCTACGATTGGCAGAGAGACGAATTAAGAAAGATACTAGACAAGAGCTATGAGCTTAAAGAGAAGCTCAAGAATGGAGAGCCCCACCGTGTGTTAGAGAACAAATCTCTAGCAATGATTTTCATGAAGTCAAGCACACGAACTAGAACTTCATTTGAAGTAGGTATGACCCAGCTTGGTGGCCACGCATTGTACCTAGGCAAGAGTGGAACACAGCTGGCACGTGGAGAAACAATCGGTGATACGGCAAAGGTCCTAAGCAGATACTGTGATGGGATCATGGCACGTGTATATGCGCACAGTGACATTACTGGACTTGCTGAGCATGCCACCGTTCCCGTAATTAATGGTCTCACTGATTTCCTTCACCCATGTCAAATAGCCGCAGATTTGTTCACAATAGAAGAGAACAAAGATGATCTGGAAGGGCTGAAAATTACGTATGTCGGTGATTCGAACA
Coding sequences within it:
- a CDS encoding ribonuclease P, whose amino-acid sequence is MGRRISRGQLRRLAESRIQILWKQAKDVAKENPDLARDYVSTAKKIAQKARISLPQRITRRICKECNSVLVPGRTVRFRVRNNRSTHLTVTCLHCGAVRRLPVTNQT
- a CDS encoding 30S ribosomal protein S19e is translated as MPTVYDIPANILIERLSEELKSRDEIGPPEWSYYVKTGVHKERSPDDPDWWYTRCAAVLRKVYLDGPIGTEKLRIHFGGKRRNGSRPNKFSKGSGSIIRNVLQQLEKADLVEKEKGEGRVVTSMGHSYLDRLSAVIKKELEKAIPELENY
- a CDS encoding DNA-binding protein, with translation MSDDELEEIRQKKLEALKEQASQEQVREEQMAEAEAKKQAILRQILTPKARQRLSNIKLVKPQFAEQIELQLIQIASSGRLRGRVDDEKLKSLLKQLQGKGRERKIKFR
- a CDS encoding 50S ribosomal protein L39e codes for the protein MARNKPLGKKLRMAKAMKSNSSVPTWVILKTDGKVRRTPSQRNWRRTKLKP
- a CDS encoding 50S ribosomal protein L31e (one of the proteins encircling the polypeptide exit tunnel in the ribozyme), which codes for MDERIYTVPLRKVYWTGSKRKRANRAVKEVKQFVDRHMKPDFLLIEQEVNQKIWSRGIEKPPRKLRIRATKNAENLVRVYLAEG
- a CDS encoding translation initiation factor IF-6, which gives rise to MIARLNFEGDPNVGAFALTTDRMVFTSPNMSPKSLDAIERIFNLPLIQSTVSTTDAVGFFTAANSSGILLPYTITDEELETIKDSTDLPVEWIDSKMTALGNIILCNDKGAICHPGFDDSARQTMEDILDVEVVPSEIANLPIVGATTVATNVGAVTHPLATEEEVQQISEILKVQCEVATVNRGSPYTSLGVLANSDSMITGSDTTGVELAHLSQVLGFV
- a CDS encoding 50S ribosomal protein L18a, producing the protein MSPKVWRIKGKYNKKGRTFRFEKEMIAPKPSHVEEKLLSELGSRHRVKRRSIDISEIEEVEPEEVTDLEIRRILGVESEFE
- the pfdA gene encoding prefoldin subunit alpha, which produces MSQQDKQEQLQQLYVQQQMAESNANALQERIELLQAYMQDYRSGLEVLKKIEDKDAGEDMLMNIGGNIFVRARLLDAETVIREVGSGVRIEQDAQEAKASVEDSLSQLQERSGSLSAQYEQLVTQAQALNAQIRQMVAQMQQLGE
- the ftsY gene encoding signal recognition particle-docking protein FtsY — translated: MSSWSLKPKHLTPKSDKWLLKCSNWGNRCLFDKLRSAIDTAVTKATTKELDEENLSDAVWELQLVLIQNDVAVEVAERICELTKKELLGKRTGRLENLTKLFQEAVYDSVLEVLEPEEQLDVLEVVKKRKEEGKSTTILFVGVNGTGKTTTLAKMGHFLKERGFSIVIAAADTFRAGSIEQLQRHADRLGVRVIKQDYGSDAAAIAYDAVAHAKAKGLDVVLVDTAGRMQSNKNLLEEMKKIARVSEPDLKLFVGDALAGNDAASQAKKFHEAIGIDGAILTKIDADPSGGAALSITYVTGRPIVYVGVGQEYEDLRRFNPEWFAERLVG
- the argF gene encoding ornithine carbamoyltransferase, producing the protein MTVSLKGRHFVDLYDWQRDELRKILDKSYELKEKLKNGEPHRVLENKSLAMIFMKSSTRTRTSFEVGMTQLGGHALYLGKSGTQLARGETIGDTAKVLSRYCDGIMARVYAHSDITGLAEHATVPVINGLTDFLHPCQIAADLFTIEENKDDLEGLKITYVGDSNNVSNSIMQGGTIMGMDVTIGSPKGHTPEEEIMGRAEELSEKHGTDLQIVNDPVEAVKDTDVIYTDTFFSMGEERSKEETDRLMPYQVNKELVSHAKPDVIVMHCLPAHREEEITSEVMDGPHSVVFDQAENRMHVQKAILALLM